Proteins encoded by one window of Balneola sp.:
- a CDS encoding DUF1499 domain-containing protein, producing MKNSFITIILFSIFAGACANQSHSPEMSDLTNPLPPCPSTPNCVRTAASFGEVDSMKVFEAIQHALQSMKAEEITVADSTLDIHAVFRIPVFGWRDDVNVSIQQIDNVTVAFFRSASREGTWDIWANSIRVRKLIRRTNNFLLQ from the coding sequence ATGAAAAATTCATTTATCACGATTATACTCTTTTCAATTTTTGCCGGTGCTTGTGCAAATCAATCACATTCTCCAGAAATGTCAGACTTAACAAACCCTTTACCGCCCTGCCCGTCCACTCCTAATTGTGTTCGTACAGCAGCTTCATTTGGTGAAGTAGATTCAATGAAAGTCTTTGAAGCTATTCAGCATGCACTACAAAGTATGAAGGCAGAAGAAATCACTGTTGCTGACTCGACCCTTGATATCCATGCAGTATTCAGAATTCCCGTTTTTGGCTGGAGAGACGACGTAAACGTTTCCATTCAGCAAATTGATAATGTTACTGTAGCCTTTTTTCGAAGTGCCAGTCGGGAAGGAACCTGGGATATCTGGGCGAACTCTATTCGGGTTAGAAAACTGATTCGTCGAACTAACAACTTTCTATTACAATAA